DNA sequence from the Oryza brachyantha chromosome 5, ObraRS2, whole genome shotgun sequence genome:
ttgcaaagtatttcttttgaaaatgaTAACACCACAGGTATTTATGGGGTAACATTAATTGCTTAAATTCTTCAAAGACACAATTTGCTTGTGATACAGCAGCTGTATTGTACTAACTCCGTTCAAAATATACGAATTTCTAGGTTCTTTAGCAAAAACTAAGGTAGAGGGAAAATACTCTCTTTTAGTCATTTCAGTAAtcaatttttggattttgaaTTGCTTAGATTCCCTTTGGAGCATCTCATTGGCTGAAAATGTATGGAATCAGTGCTCCCAGAAATGCTTCTATAGTGGTACAAAGTTTGAGTCCTAgtaatgcttatattttggaatggagcaAGTATATTGGTGCTAGTCATTGTGCTTTTGGTTACTCTAGTTAGCTCCACCTACGCCATCAATTGTCACTTTGTCAGCCCTAATCTTGACTATAAATTGACAATAGTGCATAGTAATTGGCCAAAAATTGCTGGCAGGGCAAAATATAATGGCAGAGCAATTATGTTTCAAATCTGATTTACATACCCACTTCTTTTGGTAGCACTAATTTAAGGGAAAGtgaaatcaaatatatttgaacTGCCATAATAATGTACAGACGATATATCAAAAGGAAATGAGAAGTTTTGTTGATAGTGCTACACAAGAATTAATATGCACTAACAGAGAGCATAAGAAGAAGACTAAGTGGTGAGAAAAATCACCTTCGCCAGGAACTTTCAAGCAGGCGATgaactttttattttcaatcacACATCTATGGGATGGATCACACTCCTTGATGAGAGGATCTTGTGAGAAGTCGGTTACATGTGACGATTTTGCTGTGCTGATATCTTTGTTCAGATGATTCACTTTTGCCTCGTCCTTCGTCTTCATAGTTCCTTCTGTTAATGCACCCTTCTTGTTCTTCTCATCAGTGTCATTCTTTGCTTCATCATGCTGTCCTTTATTAGGATTTGTTTCATCATGCCGTCCTGTTTCCGCACCATCTGAATGTGCTAAATCGTTGCCACCATTTTTGTCTGCTTGTAGAATATTTGTTTGAacctaaattaaaaaatatatcagcagcagcaacaagacGAAAACACATTTTGGCATTCATTAGTAACAGGATCAATGGTGCAGATCTTTGACTACTCAAATTAAGATGCCATGGTAAGCAGTATGCGCTTCAGATGTTTAGTATCGTTAACCCACTGGATGACTGGTGAATTGAGCTTTGGCCATCACGAGTTAAGTGatcaaaatgaaatattttcagGTGACATGAGAATCTCAATGATAAGTGCCTGAACTCTGAGTGCAGAAGCCAGAAAGGAGCACGATAGTGATGCATTGCTGGTTAAGCCAGATTGAATCATAAAAAACTACCAGAAATGATCCTATGCCTGAACCACGAAATCCAAGATTGAATCCATCCTAAGTACACAATTGATGTCATCTTATCTTTCTTCCCAAACTACGCATGTTTTGCAGTGCTAAGAATTAACATCAAACAACGTTTTTTCCTCAACAATTAAAGCACAAATAGCAAACATTCAGTCCAGTACTCTAATCCAGTACATCAACCTTGCTTGATCCAGCAACACAATACACAGCTAGGAATCGCTCCCCCTGAATGTACCGCTGAGAACTTAACCAATAGTTCGAAATCTCACCTCCTCTGCGGCGGCAGCAACAACCAGACAGACCACCAGGAGCAGCCGcaggccgcgccgccgcatcccGGCACGACAGTAGCAGCAAAGCTCGCACTGCCCCGCTCCCACCCCCAATAAAACCCGGCCGAGCTGGTCCACGCGCCGCTGCCTGCCCCGGGCCGGAGATCTgggggcggagcggcggccgcGAGAGAAGGAGCACCGGACGAAGAAGCAGTTGAGACCCGCGAGTTGGGAAAGGAGAAGGAAACCGCCACCggctacttaaaaaaaaatcatgccgGCCTACGGGCTCATCTTTTCGtaatatttacacataaaacataatatataaataaaattttatatacatgctcgTACTCCCAGTGACTTAAAATAACAaggctgaaaagaaaaaaataaattttgacttcTGTTTATAAGgctctgtttagttccaaattttttttctaaaaacattctatcgaatctttggatatctaaataaaacattaaatatacataaacattaacaataattacacatttatgtaggaaatcgtgagatggatcttttgagtctaattagtacaggattagccataagtgctacagtaaccaacatgtgctaatgacgaattaattagactcaaaagatttgtctcacggtttcgGTCAGAATGTGAAATTTGTGTGTGCCatctcttctaaaaatttttgagaagTAAACGTAACCTAAGTATGAACGAAAAGATGAGcatattatcttaaaaatttactagcaaatttttttatacttggaaagtaaatactttaaataatagaaataaatcataaaaccaacttaaaaattaagttttcaattttaaagtttaacttaCTAGCATTTGCAACCGGAGCCAAACAACACAGCTAATAAGGAgggaggaaagaaaaagggccttatcgtttgatttttttagcgatacatttacaaacaaaaataattatcaataaaattttttatatgtgttcttaacaaCATAGAagtaaaaagagaaaaaaaaactatgaaaaaacatataaattaactctaaattaaaagttaagaATATAAACTTTTGTTCATAAGTCTAACTAGAAACGGAAAAAAGATGCGACTGAAAAGTACCCGCCGGCAATACATCAGCATGTGTCCAAAGTCCAAACTCCAATAGGCACTTGCTTGCAGCAGATGTTATTgaccttattcttttctcattACCTGTTGAATCAGAGTAAGGAATAAATCATCGTGACAGCTTTGTGTTAGTAATAAGTTAATCACCCGCATTGGACCCGGTTTTGATGACTAATGTCGTGGTGCTCCATTGATGGGCAATAATACAATCAGTATAAGACACCCAGTAATGCGAACTACATGATCTGTAGTAAACGTTAAGCACATTAGCACGATCTAGCACGTTGTGCTGCAAATTAGCAGATGCAgagttttctctctcttttgtttAGAAAAAGAGTAATTCCGTAGTTATTGAGTATAtactaccaaaattttaatgtgaaATTTAGTAACTCatagtatctaaggtatcaagagatactaaaatttatatactatCGTTATCCCTAAATGTTGttaccattgacttttttaaaaatatttgactatttgtcttattcaaacttttttatcaaatatataaagctatatatatgcataaaagtatatttaacaataaataaaatgatataaaaaattaataattatgtaaattttttaaataagacaaatagtcgagtgtatataaaaaatcaacgatatcaaaagtagaaaaaaataatatctcaTGATACTTTCTCAGAAACCATAAAATTACTCTCGGAAAAAGCAGATACTGTGTTAGCTCACGAGTGGTCGGGTGGAGGCTGGGCCACGCAGATAATTATCGTCACCCATTGTTGTGCTGGGCCAGTGGACATGTGCAAAGACGCTCCCAACTAAGCGTCCAGGCCCCTGCACTGCAAAAAATGGAGCCCAAGTACTCTGTAATAGCCTAGACAACGCAGGTaagccgccggccgcgcgcccCCATGGCGGACTGGGCCGGAGGCAACTCGGCAAG
Encoded proteins:
- the LOC102714649 gene encoding uncharacterized protein LOC102714649; protein product: MRRRGLRLLLVVCLVVAAAAEEVQTNILQADKNGGNDLAHSDGAETGRHDETNPNKGQHDEAKNDTDEKNKKGALTEGTMKTKDEAKVNHLNKDISTAKSSHVTDFSQDPLIKECDPSHRCVIENKKFIACLKVPGEDSLALSLLMDNKGMNPLDVGIATPEFVTSAEDTVHVSANDHNETQVTIFKNGAPNMAIVLRLRVAEEDCNISIHRAIARETSQNSEKR